One window of the Papaver somniferum cultivar HN1 unplaced genomic scaffold, ASM357369v1 unplaced-scaffold_23, whole genome shotgun sequence genome contains the following:
- the LOC113340750 gene encoding uncharacterized protein LOC113340750 isoform X2 has product MYQVGDVVLTLITGGIFTLSNKKGGEQYDVLEKSHLSTASSLFVTKTQQQLDEKAQTKILNLQFLPTDVKNQFRMHIEDGDVKSVRSCGLLIGNKVRHSIRPSRVLQNYMPSNGEMPCMHEGWGIPAKTVLEADDLWKQGPWSTYCMAEKFVTMTYKILQTLVGFKKQGRWIRGINGENVVFQKNDIHHRYPQLKDCLILTDDESEDTRFKSLATFIQSSIKFDEKLLDPTVKSLLNCLNEKTPYSITMLQQKKWKYLLGHLLFMTSDEKATLLISMRDRVRGQKAIELKVEMKELMPSSASCKSWDILINQDRLPLFFHARVKKMKANALMDRNGIPINYNNYNKTQVSGIIIFLRDTYEHVNDMYTLDNANGRFYYPEDFAKCTELVAPELLPSYFDHHGSLRERYEKKFW; this is encoded by the exons ATGTATCAAGTCGGGGATGTTGTATTAACATTAATTACTGGTGGAATATTTACATTATCAAACAAAAAAGGTGGCGAACAATACGACGTTTTGGAGAAATCGCACTTATCAACTGCATCGTCTTT ATTTGTAACAAAGACGCAACAGCAATTAGATGAAAAAGCACAAACCAAG ATACTGAATCTCCAGTTCCTCCCTACAGATGTTAAAAACCAGTTTCGCATGCATATAGAAGACGGAGATGTGAAATCAGTTCGAAGCTGTGGTCTTCTGATTGGAAACAAAGTACGGCACAGTATTAGACCATCTAGAGTTCTTCAGAACTACATGCCAAGCAATGGGGAAATGCCGTGCATGCATGAAGGTTGGGGGATACCTGCAAAGACTGTCCTTGAAGCTGATGACTTGTGGAAACAAGGCCCTTGGAGTACATATTGCATGGCTGAGAAGTTTGTTACAATGACATA CAAGATACTACAGACACTTGTTGGATTCAAGAAACAAGGTCGTTGGATAAGGGGTATAAACGGAGAAAATGTGGTTTTCCAGAAAAATGATATTCATCACAGGTATCCACAGTTGAAGGATTGTCTGATTCTAACAG ATGACGAGTCTGAAGATACACGCTTCAAATCTCTTGCTACATTCATTCAATCTTCGATAAAGTTTGACGAAAAATTGTTGGATCCAACTGTCAAAAGTCTACTCAATTGTCTTAATGAAAAGAC TCCTTATAGCATCACTATGCTCCAGCAAAAGAAGTGGAAGTACCTGCTTGGCCATCTCCTTTTCATGACTTCTGATGAAAAGGCTACCTTATTGATCAGCATGAGGGATAGAGTGCGTGGGCAAAAAGCTATTGAACTTAAAGTAGAAATGAAGGAGCTCATGCCTTCAAGTGCCTCTTGTAAGAGTTGGGATATATTAATAAATCAGGATCGCCTTCCACTTTTTTTCCATGCCCGAGTCAAAAAGATGAAAGCAAATGCACTGATGGATCGGAATGGGATACCTATTAACTATAACAACTATAACAAGACACAAGTGTCGGGAATTATTATATTTCTTAGAGACACGTATGAGCATGTCAACGACATGTATACATTG GATAATGCTAATGGGCGTTTCTATTATCCAGAAGACTTTGCAAAGTGCACTGAGCTTGTAGCTCCAGAATTGCTTCCTAGTTACTTTGATCATCAT GGTAGCTTGAGGGAACGGTACGAGAAGAAGTTCTGGTGA
- the LOC113340750 gene encoding uncharacterized protein LOC113340750 isoform X1: MYQVGDVVLTLITGGIFTLSNKKGGEQYDVLEKSHLSTASSLFVTKTQQQLDEKAQTKILNLQFLPTDVKNQFRMHIEDGDVKSVRSCGLLIGNKVRHSIRPSRVLQNYMPSNGEMPCMHEGWGIPAKTVLEADDLWKQGPWSTYCMAEKFVTMTYKILQTLVGFKKQGRWIRGINGENVVFQKNDIHHRYPQLKDCLILTDDESEDTRFKSLATFIQSSIKFDEKLLDPTVKSLLNCLNEKTPYSITMLQQKKWKYLLGHLLFMTSDEKATLLISMRDRVRGQKAIELKVEMKELMPSSASCKSWDILINQDRLPLFFHARVKKMKANALMDRNGIPINYNNYNKTQVSGIIIFLRDTYEHVNDMYTLDNANGRFYYPEDFAKCTELVAPELLPSYFDHHVSGRNDLMRLYTYTCQLGRNDLMRVA, encoded by the exons ATGTATCAAGTCGGGGATGTTGTATTAACATTAATTACTGGTGGAATATTTACATTATCAAACAAAAAAGGTGGCGAACAATACGACGTTTTGGAGAAATCGCACTTATCAACTGCATCGTCTTT ATTTGTAACAAAGACGCAACAGCAATTAGATGAAAAAGCACAAACCAAG ATACTGAATCTCCAGTTCCTCCCTACAGATGTTAAAAACCAGTTTCGCATGCATATAGAAGACGGAGATGTGAAATCAGTTCGAAGCTGTGGTCTTCTGATTGGAAACAAAGTACGGCACAGTATTAGACCATCTAGAGTTCTTCAGAACTACATGCCAAGCAATGGGGAAATGCCGTGCATGCATGAAGGTTGGGGGATACCTGCAAAGACTGTCCTTGAAGCTGATGACTTGTGGAAACAAGGCCCTTGGAGTACATATTGCATGGCTGAGAAGTTTGTTACAATGACATA CAAGATACTACAGACACTTGTTGGATTCAAGAAACAAGGTCGTTGGATAAGGGGTATAAACGGAGAAAATGTGGTTTTCCAGAAAAATGATATTCATCACAGGTATCCACAGTTGAAGGATTGTCTGATTCTAACAG ATGACGAGTCTGAAGATACACGCTTCAAATCTCTTGCTACATTCATTCAATCTTCGATAAAGTTTGACGAAAAATTGTTGGATCCAACTGTCAAAAGTCTACTCAATTGTCTTAATGAAAAGAC TCCTTATAGCATCACTATGCTCCAGCAAAAGAAGTGGAAGTACCTGCTTGGCCATCTCCTTTTCATGACTTCTGATGAAAAGGCTACCTTATTGATCAGCATGAGGGATAGAGTGCGTGGGCAAAAAGCTATTGAACTTAAAGTAGAAATGAAGGAGCTCATGCCTTCAAGTGCCTCTTGTAAGAGTTGGGATATATTAATAAATCAGGATCGCCTTCCACTTTTTTTCCATGCCCGAGTCAAAAAGATGAAAGCAAATGCACTGATGGATCGGAATGGGATACCTATTAACTATAACAACTATAACAAGACACAAGTGTCGGGAATTATTATATTTCTTAGAGACACGTATGAGCATGTCAACGACATGTATACATTG GATAATGCTAATGGGCGTTTCTATTATCCAGAAGACTTTGCAAAGTGCACTGAGCTTGTAGCTCCAGAATTGCTTCCTAGTTACTTTGATCATCATGTAAGTGGGCGTAATGATTTAATGAGGTTATACACTTATACATGTCAGCTTGGGCGTAATGATTTAATGAG GGTAGCTTGA